The following nucleotide sequence is from Streptomyces xiamenensis.
CACCCCTTCCCTTAGGGATAGAGGGGTCAGGCGCGGCGGGCGACCGTGATGATCTCGATGCTCCCGTCCGTCACCGGGGAGCCATCCCAGTCGCCGTGCTGGGTGACGATCTCCAGGCCGGCCTCGGTGAGGAAGGCGGCCAGCTCCGGGCGGTCCAGGAAGCGCAGGGTGGAGTGACTGAGTTCGGGCGGGCCGCCGTCGGTCGTGTAGCTGGTGGTGAAGCTGACCGTGCCGCCGCCGGCCGCCGTCACCCGGTGCTCGGAGCGGATCAGCTCCCCGCCGGGCCCGGTCACCTCGCGGCCGTGCTCGGGCGTCCAGCGCTCCCAGGCGCGATCCGCCGGGTTCCGGGTGTCGAACGCGAACCGGCCGTCCTCGCTCAGCAGCGAGCGGATCGCCGCGAGATTCGCGCGCAGTGCGTCATCCGTGACGAAGACCTGGAAGGCATGGCCCGACATCACCACCAGATCGAACGCGCCTTCGGGCGCGGCCGTGGACAGATCGCCGTGGATCCACTCGATGTCAGTGCGGGCGCGCGCCACTTCCAGCATCCCGTGGGCCGGGTCGATCCCCGTCAGCCGCCCGGTGTGCCCCGCCTCGCGGGCCCGGTGCAGCAGCATCCCGGTGCCGCAGCCCACGTCCAGCACACTGCCCGCCGCCATCACCAGCGGGAAGTAGTAGGAGAAGTCGCCGCGCGGGTCCCACGGGCAGAACAGGTCGTACAGGGCGGCGAGGCTCTCGTCCTCGAACTGTCGGTCGGCCATCGCGGCAGTCTGACCGGCGAACCGGCCCCCGGGCAAAGGATTTATCACCACCGCGACCGCGAACACGGCCCCGGCGGCGTCGGCCGCACACGCGAAAGGCGGCCCCCGCAGGGGACCGCCGGACCGCTCGGTGCCCTGGATCAGGCGGAGCAGGAGGTGGTGCTCGTGGTGCTGGAGCAGGTGGAGGTCGACGAGCAGGAGGTCGAACCGGCGAGCACGACCTCGGACTCGTCCGAGTAGTCCGAGATCTCGAAGGTCTCCGACTCCAGCTCCAGGATCTCGTCGGCGAGGGTGGCCAGCTCGGGCTTCTTCGACATGGGAATCTCCTTCGGGGAAAGCGGGATTCGACCCCGTGGCACCGCCGGTCACGGCGGTACGCTTGGGCACCTGTTCATTCCAGCCGCATCCGCTGGCAGATGGGCCCGCCAACCGCTGTCAGTGCGCTGACACCTTCTGTCGGTGGCCTGACCGGCCGCTGTGGCGCCGCAGCGCGATGATCGATGCCCCGCTGAGTGAGGAGGGAGCCGCCGTGGCCGTACCGCCCACCGTGGCGCCCGACGTGCTCCGCCCCGCGCTGGAGCTGTATCTCGCCCTGCACAGCCACCCCGAACTCTCCGGCGCCGAGCACCGCACCGCCGCGCTGTTCGCCAACTGGCTGGCCGAGGACGGCTACGCGGTCACCCAGGGCATCGGCGGCCACGGCGTGGCCGGCGTGCTCCGGCGCGGCGCGGGCCCCGTGGTCATGCTGCGCGCCGAACTCGACGCCCTGCCGGTCACCGAGGAGACCGGGCTGAAGTACGCCAGCACCGTGCCGGGCGTCATGCACGCCTGCGGCCACGATCTGCACCTGGCGGCGCTCGCCGGAGCCGCCCGCACCCTGGCCCGTACCGACTGGCGCGGCGGTACCGCCGTGATCGTCGGACAGCCGGCCGAGGAAACCCTCACCGGCGCCCGGGACATGCTGGCCGATGGCCTGTACGACCGCATCGGCGGCCCGCCCGACGCCGTACTCGCCCAGCACGCCGCGCCCTTCCCCGCCGGACACCTCGCCCACGCCGCGCCGGGCGCGCCCGTGCTGGCGGGCAGCGTCACCCTGGACGCCGTGCTGCACGGGCTCGGCGGCCACGCCGGGGCCCCGCAGCTCACGGTGGACCCGGTGCTGACGGCCGCGGCCGCCGTGCTGCGCCTGCAGGGCATCGTGGCGCGCGAGATCGCCCCGGCGGAGCAGGCGGTGCTGACGGTCGGCCGGCTGCGCGCCGGGGACCGCGCCAACGTGGTACCGGACCGCGCCGAACTCGGCATCAGCCTGCGGGCGTTCGGCGAACCCGTACTGGAGCGGATGACCGCCGCCGTACGGCGCGTGCTGCGGGCCGAGAGCGAGGCGTCGGGGGCGCCGCGGCCACCTGATCTCACCGAGACCTCACGGTCACCGGTGCTGGCCCCCGACGCGGGGCTGACCGCGGCGCTGCGCGCCGCACACGGGGAGTTGTTCGGAGAGTCCAGGGTGTCCGGCCTGCCGCCGGGCACCGCGACCGAGGACTTTCCGTGGTTCGGGCCCGCCGGCGCGGGCGCCGGGCTGCACGGGGGACGGGACATCCGGAGCGCGTACTGGATGCTGGGTACGGTCGGCGCCGCGCGGTGGCGCGCCGCCCTCGCCCCGGCCGGTGGGACGGATCAGCCCGTCGCACCGCCGCCCAACCACTCGCCGCGGTTCGCCCCGGACGTCCGTACCGCCCTGCCGACCGGCATCGGGGCGATGACCGGGGCGTTCCGGTGTGCTCTGCGGTACTCCCGGGAGACGGTCGGAGGCATCGAACAGCATGTTCCGTGAGCATGAGCAGCGCCGGCACGGGCGCGAACACCCCGTGCACCCCGTGGACGTCATCGCGGTGCGCCGCGACGAGCGGGCACCCGGCGGTGAGACGACCGCCCTGCGGCTGCTGTGGCTGCTGCCCGCGCAACTGTCGTGTCACGCGGTGCGGGTGGAGCCGGACCGGGTACGGCTGCGGTTCGACGTGGACGCGGCGGCGGCGCGTGAGGCGGTGCGGCGGGCGCTGGCGGACACG
It contains:
- a CDS encoding thiazolylpeptide-type bacteriocin → MSKKPELATLADEILELESETFEISDYSDESEVVLAGSTSCSSTSTCSSTTSTTSCSA
- a CDS encoding class I SAM-dependent DNA methyltransferase; translated protein: MADRQFEDESLAALYDLFCPWDPRGDFSYYFPLVMAAGSVLDVGCGTGMLLHRAREAGHTGRLTGIDPAHGMLEVARARTDIEWIHGDLSTAAPEGAFDLVVMSGHAFQVFVTDDALRANLAAIRSLLSEDGRFAFDTRNPADRAWERWTPEHGREVTGPGGELIRSEHRVTAAGGGTVSFTTSYTTDGGPPELSHSTLRFLDRPELAAFLTEAGLEIVTQHGDWDGSPVTDGSIEIITVARRA
- a CDS encoding amidohydrolase, whose translation is MIDAPLSEEGAAVAVPPTVAPDVLRPALELYLALHSHPELSGAEHRTAALFANWLAEDGYAVTQGIGGHGVAGVLRRGAGPVVMLRAELDALPVTEETGLKYASTVPGVMHACGHDLHLAALAGAARTLARTDWRGGTAVIVGQPAEETLTGARDMLADGLYDRIGGPPDAVLAQHAAPFPAGHLAHAAPGAPVLAGSVTLDAVLHGLGGHAGAPQLTVDPVLTAAAAVLRLQGIVAREIAPAEQAVLTVGRLRAGDRANVVPDRAELGISLRAFGEPVLERMTAAVRRVLRAESEASGAPRPPDLTETSRSPVLAPDAGLTAALRAAHGELFGESRVSGLPPGTATEDFPWFGPAGAGAGLHGGRDIRSAYWMLGTVGAARWRAALAPAGGTDQPVAPPPNHSPRFAPDVRTALPTGIGAMTGAFRCALRYSRETVGGIEQHVP